A stretch of Vallitalea longa DNA encodes these proteins:
- the glyA gene encoding serine hydroxymethyltransferase produces MYTFDEVKNVDPELASTLDKEINRQRNNIELIASENFVSKAVLAAMGSQLTNKYAEGYPGKRYYGGCECVDIAEDLARDRVKELFGAEHANVQPHSGANANLAVYFAVLNPGDTIMGMNLSHGGHLTHGSPVNISGKQYNIVPYGVDKNGYIDYDEVLKIAKESKPKLIIAGASAYARTIDFKKFREIADEVDAYLMVDMAHIAGLVATGLHPSPVPYADFVTSTTHKTLRGPRGGLILCPEKYAKMIDKAIFPGIQGGPLMHVIAAKAVSFKEALSEDFKVYQQQILDNAKALAEGLTKRGFNLVSGGTDNHLLLVDLQNMDLTGKLAEKQLDEVSVTCNKNTVPFDPKSPFVTSGIRLGTPAVTTRGMKEQDMDTIAEIIYLTLSDFENNKEKAKDLVKELVAKYPLY; encoded by the coding sequence ATGTATACATTTGATGAAGTTAAAAATGTTGATCCAGAATTAGCCAGTACACTGGACAAGGAAATAAACAGACAGAGAAATAACATAGAACTTATCGCATCAGAGAATTTCGTGTCAAAAGCAGTATTAGCAGCAATGGGAAGTCAGTTGACTAATAAATATGCTGAAGGTTATCCAGGTAAAAGATATTATGGTGGTTGTGAATGTGTTGACATAGCAGAAGATTTAGCAAGAGATAGAGTAAAAGAACTTTTTGGAGCAGAACATGCTAATGTACAACCTCACTCAGGAGCTAATGCTAATTTAGCAGTTTATTTTGCGGTCCTTAACCCAGGTGATACAATAATGGGAATGAACTTATCTCATGGTGGACATCTAACTCATGGAAGTCCAGTAAACATATCAGGAAAACAATATAATATTGTTCCTTACGGAGTAGATAAAAACGGATATATTGATTATGACGAAGTATTGAAAATAGCTAAAGAAAGCAAACCAAAATTAATTATTGCTGGTGCAAGTGCTTATGCTAGAACAATAGACTTCAAGAAATTCAGAGAGATTGCTGATGAAGTAGATGCATATCTTATGGTTGATATGGCTCATATTGCTGGGTTAGTAGCTACAGGATTACATCCAAGTCCAGTACCTTATGCAGATTTTGTTACATCAACAACCCATAAAACATTGAGAGGACCAAGAGGTGGCTTAATCTTATGTCCTGAAAAATATGCTAAAATGATAGATAAAGCCATATTCCCAGGAATCCAAGGCGGTCCATTAATGCATGTAATCGCAGCCAAAGCTGTAAGTTTCAAAGAAGCCCTATCAGAAGACTTTAAGGTATATCAACAACAAATATTAGATAATGCCAAAGCTCTTGCAGAAGGCTTGACAAAAAGAGGATTCAACCTGGTATCAGGAGGTACAGATAACCACTTACTACTTGTAGATCTTCAAAATATGGATTTAACTGGTAAACTCGCAGAAAAACAACTTGATGAAGTATCAGTGACATGTAATAAAAACACTGTACCATTTGATCCTAAGAGCCCATTCGTAACTAGCGGAATCAGACTCGGAACTCCTGCTGTTACAACAAGAGGTATGAAAGAACAAGATATGGATACAATTGCAGAGATAATATACTTAACTCTTTCTGATTTTGAAAACAATAAAGAAAAAGCTAAGGATCTAGTTAAAGAACTAGTAGCAAAATATCCACTTTATTAA
- a CDS encoding sodium-dependent transporter, whose product MKENVERSQWGSKVGFILAAGGSAVGLGNIWRFPYLAGENGGGAFVFIYLITVAIIGFTLMLAEFTIGRYSQSDAVGAFRKIDKRFGFIGFISVIAAFFIMGFYMIVGGWSIAYIFKAVTGAISTTNPDFLSGEFNNLIGSDIQPIIWGVIYIIINIAIVSSGINKGIEKASKILMPALFIIMIILAIKSLSLEGAMEGVKFFIKPNFSEITPRVVLNAAGQAFFSLSLGMGCMVTYGSYLNKNENLKKNAIIVPLLDTFVAIMAGFVILPAVFAFGFEPGEGASLAFVTIPAVFTTMGAGIGTIFTTLFFILLTIAAITSSISLLEIPVAYFIEQKKFSRRKAVIITSSIVFIMSIFASLSNGSLSNFTIGGKNIFDIYGFMTSNILQPLGGMLISLFLAWILGKKKAIDEATNGGTIKFRLADFWIFLLKYIIPILIFIIFLSGLGIFNI is encoded by the coding sequence TTGAAAGAAAATGTTGAAAGAAGTCAATGGGGAAGTAAAGTAGGTTTTATACTAGCGGCAGGAGGTTCTGCTGTAGGCTTAGGAAATATATGGAGATTTCCTTATCTTGCAGGTGAAAATGGTGGGGGAGCATTTGTATTCATTTATTTAATAACTGTAGCCATTATAGGATTTACATTGATGCTTGCAGAATTTACCATTGGTAGATACTCTCAGAGTGATGCAGTGGGAGCATTTAGAAAAATTGATAAAAGATTTGGATTCATAGGTTTTATCAGTGTTATAGCAGCTTTTTTTATTATGGGTTTTTACATGATTGTAGGAGGTTGGTCTATAGCATATATATTCAAAGCTGTTACAGGAGCAATTAGTACAACCAATCCTGATTTCTTGTCAGGAGAGTTCAACAACCTGATTGGTAGTGATATACAACCTATAATATGGGGGGTTATCTATATAATAATAAATATCGCAATAGTATCATCTGGGATTAATAAAGGTATTGAAAAAGCAAGTAAAATATTAATGCCTGCTTTATTTATTATTATGATTATACTTGCTATCAAAAGTTTATCTCTTGAAGGAGCAATGGAAGGTGTGAAATTCTTCATAAAGCCTAACTTCAGTGAAATTACACCAAGAGTAGTACTTAACGCTGCTGGACAGGCATTTTTTTCATTGAGTCTTGGTATGGGATGTATGGTTACTTATGGTAGTTATCTTAACAAAAATGAAAATCTGAAGAAGAATGCAATAATTGTACCATTACTTGATACTTTTGTTGCGATAATGGCAGGTTTCGTTATCTTACCAGCAGTATTCGCATTTGGATTTGAGCCAGGTGAAGGGGCAAGTCTAGCCTTTGTAACTATTCCAGCAGTTTTCACCACTATGGGAGCTGGTATAGGTACTATATTTACAACATTATTTTTTATACTATTGACTATTGCAGCCATTACTTCATCTATATCTTTACTAGAAATTCCAGTAGCATATTTTATAGAGCAAAAGAAATTTTCAAGAAGAAAAGCTGTAATAATCACTAGTTCGATTGTATTTATAATGAGTATTTTTGCATCGTTATCTAATGGCTCTTTAAGTAATTTTACTATTGGAGGCAAAAATATATTTGATATATATGGTTTTATGACATCTAATATATTGCAACCACTAGGCGGCATGCTAATAAGTTTATTCTTAGCTTGGATTCTTGGTAAAAAGAAAGCTATAGATGAGGCAACTAATGGAGGTACCATTAAATTTAGGTTAGCTGATTTTTGGATTTTCTTATTAAAGTATATCATTCCTATACTAATATTTATTATATTCTTATCAGGTTTGGGTATTTTCAATATTTAG
- the tnpB gene encoding IS200/IS605 family element RNA-guided endonuclease TnpB, producing the protein MKINKAFKYRIYPNKEQLILIHKTFGCTRFVFNRFLNQRIELYKNEEKSTTYVTQAKELTALKKDLTWLKEVDSVSLQSALRNLDTAFKNFFQKRAKYPRFKSKRNNIKSYTTKNTNNSIRIEGSMLKFPKLGLLKTKFHREIPRNHKILSATISQVPTGAYFVSITTEFEKEIIQVPSNGNIVGLDFSMKELFVSSENQRAKYPRFFRMLEAKLIKAQRKLSRMVRFSNNWYKQKTKVARIHYKIKNSRSDFLHKLSTQLVNKYNAIAIEDLNMKGMSQVLKFGKSVSDNGWGMFIAMIKYKAELRGKQLVKIDRFYPSSKTCSICGAVKKDLKLSERVYTCECGNSIDRDLNASINIKNQGKLLLQY; encoded by the coding sequence ATGAAAATCAATAAAGCTTTCAAATATAGAATATATCCTAATAAGGAACAACTGATTTTGATTCATAAAACCTTCGGTTGTACTAGATTTGTATTCAATCGTTTTCTTAATCAAAGAATTGAATTATACAAGAATGAAGAAAAATCAACTACTTATGTTACTCAAGCTAAAGAATTAACAGCTTTGAAAAAAGATTTAACTTGGCTTAAAGAAGTGGATAGTGTTTCTCTTCAATCTGCACTTAGGAATTTAGATACTGCTTTTAAGAATTTCTTTCAAAAGAGAGCTAAATATCCTAGATTCAAATCTAAAAGAAACAATATCAAATCTTATACAACCAAAAACACTAACAATTCAATAAGAATAGAAGGCAGTATGTTGAAGTTTCCAAAATTAGGATTACTAAAAACTAAATTTCATAGAGAAATACCTAGAAATCATAAAATATTATCTGCTACTATAAGTCAAGTACCTACAGGTGCTTATTTTGTAAGTATTACTACTGAATTTGAAAAAGAAATAATTCAAGTTCCAAGTAACGGCAACATAGTAGGTTTAGATTTTTCAATGAAAGAACTGTTTGTTAGCTCTGAAAACCAAAGAGCCAAGTATCCTAGATTTTTTCGTATGTTAGAAGCTAAACTTATCAAGGCACAAAGGAAATTATCACGTATGGTAAGGTTTTCAAATAATTGGTATAAACAAAAGACTAAAGTGGCAAGAATACACTATAAAATCAAAAATTCAAGATCGGATTTTTTACATAAACTATCTACTCAATTAGTAAATAAATACAATGCTATAGCGATAGAAGACCTAAATATGAAAGGTATGAGCCAAGTATTGAAATTTGGTAAAAGCGTATCTGATAATGGTTGGGGAATGTTCATTGCAATGATTAAATATAAAGCTGAATTAAGAGGAAAACAACTTGTGAAGATAGACAGATTCTATCCATCAAGTAAAACCTGTTCAATTTGTGGTGCAGTAAAAAAAGACTTGAAACTATCAGAAAGAGTATATACTTGTGAGTGTGGCAATTCAATAGATAGAGACCTAAATGCAAGTATAAACATTAAAAATCAAGGTAAATTGTTGTTGCAATATTAA